A single genomic interval of Microbacterium sp. zg-Y1090 harbors:
- a CDS encoding PP2C family protein-serine/threonine phosphatase, translating to MPARLRAAAVSDVGEFRTVNQDAAFAASWGAGVADGVGGGPAGDLASAALLHRLVVGAGPMRDAEQLAERVRWANWDIGAHARRDPALVGMATTFTGLWLSEAGSLLLAHTGDSRAYLWRDGALSRQTRDDSLVQALVDQGILSAEEAAVDPRRNIITASLGGGEEDVISVAELEPVAGDRWLLCSDGVSDYVPFDELARLLELAPTPERAAEWVVRVALDAGTRDNATAVVCDVSTAPSGTVADASVRFAGAATARFAEGLESA from the coding sequence ATGCCGGCTCGCCTCAGAGCCGCCGCCGTCTCGGACGTCGGTGAGTTCCGCACCGTCAACCAGGATGCCGCCTTCGCGGCATCCTGGGGTGCGGGCGTCGCCGACGGCGTCGGTGGCGGCCCTGCAGGCGATTTGGCGTCTGCGGCGCTGCTCCATCGCCTCGTGGTGGGCGCCGGTCCCATGCGTGACGCGGAGCAGCTGGCGGAGCGCGTGCGCTGGGCGAACTGGGACATCGGCGCCCATGCGCGCCGCGATCCCGCCCTCGTCGGCATGGCGACCACCTTCACCGGGCTGTGGCTGAGCGAAGCCGGCTCGCTGCTCCTCGCCCATACGGGGGACTCCCGCGCCTATCTGTGGCGCGACGGCGCTCTCAGCCGGCAGACCCGCGACGACTCCCTGGTGCAGGCGCTGGTGGACCAGGGGATCCTCAGTGCCGAGGAGGCCGCCGTCGATCCGCGCCGCAACATCATCACCGCCTCGCTCGGAGGTGGCGAGGAAGACGTCATCAGCGTCGCCGAGCTCGAACCGGTCGCGGGCGATCGCTGGCTGCTGTGCAGCGACGGCGTGAGCGACTACGTGCCGTTCGACGAACTCGCCCGCCTTCTCGAGCTCGCACCGACCCCTGAGCGGGCAGCGGAGTGGGTCGTGCGGGTGGCGCTGGATGCCGGCACCCGCGACAACGCCACGGCGGTCGTCTGCGACGTGAGCACGGCGCCCAGCGGCACCGTGGCGGATGCTTCCGTGCGTTTCGCTGGCGCCGCCACCGCGCGGTTCGCCGAAGGGCTCGAGAGCGCCTGA
- a CDS encoding rhodanese-like domain-containing protein translates to MTSPDAHAHFSARLAHETDPSDVYAAQRAGDSFVLVDVRSDAAWAQGRIPGAIHLPYRDIPARARGELDSAVPVVVYCWGPGCNAGTRGAREFAAAGFRVREMIGGYEYWAREGQPIENDDGPLPRTLDPLTTVVR, encoded by the coding sequence ATGACCTCCCCCGACGCCCACGCCCACTTCTCCGCGCGACTGGCCCACGAGACCGACCCGTCCGACGTCTACGCCGCGCAGCGCGCCGGAGACAGCTTCGTCCTGGTGGATGTGCGCAGCGACGCCGCATGGGCGCAGGGCCGCATTCCGGGAGCGATCCACCTCCCCTACCGGGACATCCCCGCACGGGCACGCGGCGAACTCGACAGCGCCGTGCCCGTCGTCGTCTACTGCTGGGGTCCCGGGTGCAACGCCGGCACGCGCGGCGCCCGGGAATTCGCCGCCGCAGGCTTCCGTGTGCGCGAGATGATCGGCGGCTACGAGTACTGGGCGCGCGAGGGGCAGCCGATCGAGAACGACGACGGTCCGCTCCCCCGTACGCTCGATCCGCTCACCACGGTGGTGCGCTGA
- a CDS encoding cytochrome c oxidase subunit 4 has translation MKTNVNLWWLLAVFFLIVAVVYTGWNIIAHPSLPWNQAIEWVGTVALFFSVFMAALIGFYVSRVHKAQGGELPEDILTADIDDGDPELGEFSPWSWWPIVLAFSAALAMIGFAVGTFMIPIGLAVFVVALVGWVFEYYRGYFAR, from the coding sequence ATGAAGACGAACGTCAACCTCTGGTGGCTCCTCGCGGTCTTCTTCCTGATCGTCGCCGTCGTCTACACGGGGTGGAACATCATCGCCCACCCCAGCCTCCCGTGGAACCAGGCCATCGAGTGGGTCGGCACCGTGGCGCTGTTCTTCTCGGTGTTCATGGCCGCTCTCATCGGCTTCTACGTGAGCCGCGTGCACAAAGCCCAGGGCGGCGAGCTGCCCGAGGACATCCTCACGGCCGACATCGATGACGGTGACCCTGAGCTGGGCGAGTTCAGCCCGTGGTCGTGGTGGCCCATCGTGCTGGCCTTCTCGGCTGCGCTGGCCATGATCGGCTTCGCCGTGGGCACGTTCATGATCCCGATCGGCCTGGCCGTGTTCGTGGTCGCCCTCGTGGGCTGGGTCTTCGAGTACTACCGCGGCTACTTCGCCCGCTGA